The genomic interval AGGACAAGCTGGAAAAAAGCGCAGCCAAAGAAGGCAAAAACGCCTGGGAAATTGCTGAATTTTATACTAAGGCTTTTAAAGAAGATCTAACCAAATTAAATATTATTCAGGATGATATAAAATGGCTTAAAGCCACCGAAACCATAAAAGAACAAATTGAGTTAATAAAAAAACTGGAAAAGAAGGGTTATACCTACAAAATCAGCGATGGTATATATTTTGACACTTCAAAATTTAAGGATTATACAAAACTTTCCCATCAACCCCTAAAATCTTTGCAAGAAGGGGCGCGAGTAGAAAAAAACGATGAAAAAAAGAATGCTACTGATTTTGCTTTATGGAAATTTAGCCCCAAAAATGTAAAACGGCAGATGGAATGGGAATCTCCCTGGGGTATTGGTTTTCCCGGTTGGCATGTTGAATGTTCGGTTATGAGTATGATGGGGCTGGGCGACCAATTAGATATACATTGCGGCGGAATAGACCATGTTAACATCCATCATACGAATGAAATCGCCCAGTCCGAGGCCGCCACCGGCAAGAAGTTTTTTAATTATTGGCTGCACGGCGAGTTTTTAAATATTTCCGGCGGGAAAAAAATGGCCAAAAGCGAGGAAAACTTTTTAACTCTGGAAAACGCCTTGATTAAAAAAGGGATTGACCCCCCGGTTTATCGGTTCGCGGTTTTGCAGACCCATTATAGAAAGCCGATGGAATACAGTGAAAAAATAACAATAAATGCCAAAAATGGTTTGGAGCATCTATATAATCAAAT from Patescibacteria group bacterium carries:
- the cysS gene encoding cysteine--tRNA ligase: MELFLYNTLSRKKEEFKPIRQGEVGLYTCGPTVYNFAHIGNLRTYLFEDILKRVLLYNGYKVKHIMNITDVGHLTGDRDMGEDKLEKSAAKEGKNAWEIAEFYTKAFKEDLTKLNIIQDDIKWLKATETIKEQIELIKKLEKKGYTYKISDGIYFDTSKFKDYTKLSHQPLKSLQEGARVEKNDEKKNATDFALWKFSPKNVKRQMEWESPWGIGFPGWHVECSVMSMMGLGDQLDIHCGGIDHVNIHHTNEIAQSEAATGKKFFNYWLHGEFLNISGGKKMAKSEENFLTLENALIKKGIDPPVYRFAVLQTHYRKPMEYSEKITINAKNGLEHLYNQIRELGIKNKELGIKRVDEKFRDKFLTAINDDLNMPKALAVVQELLKSNLSAGEKLSTILNFDRIFGLNLGKKEKKIPIEIEELRKKRETARAEKNWAESDKLREKIEKLGYIVEDTKEGSRVFKK